The following proteins are co-located in the Hevea brasiliensis isolate MT/VB/25A 57/8 chromosome 11, ASM3005281v1, whole genome shotgun sequence genome:
- the LOC110653997 gene encoding uncharacterized protein LOC110653997 codes for MEWRKCYLDVILVPLGFLITMAYHIWLWHKVRTQPLSTIIGTNASGRRYWVLAMIKDNDKKNILAVQTLRNLIMGSTLMATTSILLSAGLAAIISSTYTVKKPLNDAVYGAHGEFMVALKYVTLLSFFLFSFFCHSLSIRFVNQVNLLINTPPDPMSIVTPEYVTELLEKGFLLNSVGNRLFYAAMPFLLWIFGPVLVFLCSVAMVPVLYNSDFVFGTAKRKSNVNGEGDFV; via the exons ATGGAGTGGAGAAAATGTTATCTAGATGTGATACTAGTACCACTTGGATTCCTTATTACCATGGCCTATCATATCTGGTTATGGCATAAGGTTCGAACGCAGCCCCTCTCCACCATCATTGGCACAAACGCAAGCGGACGTCGTTACTGGGTTTTGGCCATGATAAAG GACAATGACAAGAAGAACATCTTGGCCGTTCAAACTCTTAGAAACTTGATAATGGGATCCACCTTAATGGCCACCACATCAATCCTTCTCTCTGCTGGGCTGGCTGCCATTATAAGCAGCACTTATACTGTGAAGAAGCCACTAAACGATGCCGTTTACGGGGCTCATGGTGAATTCATGGTGGCATTGAAATATGTGACTCTGCTAAGCTTTTTCCTCTTCTCATTCTTTTGCCACTCTCTGTCCATTAGGTTTGTGAACCAGGTCAACTTACTCATCAACACCCCACCTGATCCCATGTCCATTGTGACCCCTGAGTATGTAACCGAGCTATTAGAGAAGGGTTTTCTTCTCAACTCTGTGGGCAACAGGCTCTTCTATGCTGCTATGCCTTTTCTTCTGTGGATATTTGGACCAGTGCTGGTTTTCTTATGTTCTGTTGCGATGGTCCCTGTGCTCTACAACTCAGACTTTGTGTTTGGCACTGCAAAGAGAAAGAGCAATGTCAACGGGGAAGGGGATTTTGTCTGA
- the LOC110643189 gene encoding LOW QUALITY PROTEIN: 26S proteasome non-ATPase regulatory subunit 11 homolog (The sequence of the model RefSeq protein was modified relative to this genomic sequence to represent the inferred CDS: inserted 4 bases in 2 codons; deleted 1 base in 1 codon; substituted 1 base at 1 genomic stop codon), which translates to MSSSYLPATTDSISLALEAKDPSERISILYQILENPSSSPEALRIKEQSITNLSDLLRQGNRAEDLYGHLTHMRPFFALIPKAKTAKIVRGIIDSAARIPGTSDPQIAFKEMVEWTRAEKRTFLRQRVEARLTALLMENKEYXEAWTLLTNLVKEVRRLDDKXDLLECKLHFSLRNLPKAKAALTAARTAANAIYVPPAQQGTIDLQSGILHAEEKDYKTAYSYFFEAFKSFNALEGPRAVLSLKYMLLCKIMVNQADDVTGIISSKAGLQHMGPDLDAIKSVADAHSKRSLKSFEIALRNYKAQLEEDPIVLRHLSXQNLCRLIEPFSRVEIAHIAELIELSIAHPEKKLSQMILDKKFAGTLDQGAGCLIIFEDQKTDAIYPATLETISNMGKIVDSLFVSSAKKFSSVEFCLCYPLLTHSLVDLLNSVVFPAFILFPK; encoded by the exons ATGTCTTCTTCATATCTTCCTGCAACAACAGACTCCATTTCTCTGGCTTTAGAAGCTAAAGATCCATCTGAGCGCATTTCCATTCTTTACCAGATACTTGAAAACCCTTCTTCTTCTCCAGAAGCATTGAGGATAAAAGAACAGTCTATTACAAACCTTTCTGACCTTCTTAGACAAGGGAACAGGGCTGAAGATCTTTATGGGCATCTTACTCATATGAGACCATTCTTTGCCCTAATTCCCAAGGCTAAAACTGCCAAAATTGTCAGGGGAATAATTGATTCTGCAGCTCGAATACCTGGTACATCTGATCCCCAAATTGCTTTCAAGGAAATGGTAGAATGGACCCGAGCAGAAAAGCGTACATTCCTTAGGCAGCGAGTTGAGGCAAGGCTTACAGCTCTTTTGATGGAAAATAAGGAATATTGAGAAGCATGGACTCTTCTTACCAACTTGGTGAAAGAGGTGAGGAGGTTAGATGACAA CGACTTACTAGAGTGTAAGCTACATTTTTCCTTGAGGAACCTTCCCAAGGCAAAAGCTGCTCTTACAGCTGCCAGGACAGCTGCAAATGCTATATATGTACCCCCAGCTCAACAAGGCACAATTGATTTGCAGAGTGGGATTCTTCACGCCGAAGAGAAGGATTATAAAACTGCTTACAGCTATTTCTTTGAAGCATTTAAGTCCTTCAATGCTCTTGAAGGCCCAAGGGCAGTTCTCAGTCTTAAATACATGCTACTATGCAAAATCATGGTGAATCAAGCTGATGATGTGACTGGGATAATTTCTTCAAAGGCAGGTCTCCAGCACATGGGGCCAGATTTGGATGCTATTAAATCCGTGGCTGATGCTCACTCCAAGCGATCTTTGAAGTCGTTTGAGATTGCC CTGCGCAATTATAAGGCCCAGCTGGAGGAAGACCCAATTGTCCTCAGGCATCTCTC ACAAAATCTGTGCAGATTGATTGAGCCTTTCTCAAGGGTTGAGATTGCCCATATAGCTGAACTGATTGAATTATCAATTGCTCATCCGGAAAAGAAGCTGTCACAGATGATTCTGGACAAGAAGTTTGCTGGGACATTGGATCAGGGTGCTGGGTGCCTCATCATATTTGAAGATCAGAAGACAGATGCAATCTACCCTGCAACTTTAGAAACCATTTCCAACATGGGCAAGATTGTGGATAGCCTGTTTGTCAGTTCTGCCAAGAAATTTTCATCAGTGGAATTTTGTTTGTGCTATCCTCTTTTGACACATTCGTTGGTGGATCTTCTTAACAGTGTTGTTTTTCCTGCCTTTATATTGTTTCCAAAATAG
- the LOC110643187 gene encoding basic leucine zipper 9: MEQRKAVGDMKRSESELALQEVIKKTTQIRGEEMKENRDNSFSAELDSFFGDDLSFSFKTLDAMNGFSSCGLPESFVVWSQNISPKQSSISSAPIDAQSSVCVSSPLSANNKPNQTRVSSSGSSDDEDAETEAGPCEQSNNSNPIDLRRIRRMVSNRESARRSRKRKQAHLHELESQVEQLTGDNASLYKQLSDASHQYRDAHTNNRVLKSDVEALRAKVKLAEDMVTRGSLTSSLNQLVHQNHLTSPQPLNNHNLRVSPTITINGDDASYAVGVGNADISNGNLRSSVMSDAVSCVSELWP, from the exons ATGGAGCAGAGAAAAGCAGTAGGTGACATGAAGCGAAGTGAGTCAGAACTGGCCCTCCAAGAGGTTATCAAGAAGACCACCCAAATTAGAGGTGAAGAAATGAAGGAAAATCGTGACAACTCTTTTTCTGCTGAGCTCGACAGCTTCTTTGGCGATGATCTCTCTTTCTCCTTCAAAACTCTG GACGCGATGAATGGTTTTTCAAGTTGTGGACTCCCAGAATCATTTGTTGTGTGGTCTCAAAACATCAGCCCCAAGCAATCCAGCATTTCATCAGCACCCATTGATGCTCAGTCATCAGTTTGTG TTAGCAGTCCATTGTCGGCCAATAATAAACCAAACCAAACAAGAGTAAGTAGCAGTGGTTCCTCAGACGATGAAGATGCAGAGACAGAAGCCGGTCCTTGTGAACAGAGCAACAATTCCAATCCCATTGATTTAAGACGCATTAGAAG GATGGTTTCAAACCGGGAGTCAGCTAGACGatcaagaaaaagaaaacaagcaCATTTGCACGAGCTTGAATCGCag GTTGAACAACTCACAGGAGATAATGCGTCTTTGTACAAGCAGCTTTCAGATGCTTCTCATCAATATCGTGATGCTCATACAAATAACCGAGTTCTTAAATCAGACGTTGAGGCTTTGAGAGCCAAG GTGAAGCTAGCTGAAGATATGGTTACTCGAGGTTCCTTAACCTCTAGCTTGAATCAACTTGTTCATCAAAATCATCTAACTTCACCTCAACCACTCAATAACCATAATCTGCGAGTCTCACCAACCATCACAATTAATGGAGATGATGCCTCGTATGCTGTTGGAGTTGGAAATGCCGATATTAGTAATGGCAATCTCAGGAGCAGTGTCATGAGTGATGCTGTAAGCTGTGTGTCGGAGCTTTGGCCTTGA
- the LOC110643188 gene encoding calmodulin-like protein 7 translates to MMNVSGLCSRLVGELVEAMGVAGSSSPCLDPSPSYNPQNAPQVDDFMIRALTVVFGMENNGKIKKENARQVVEKLGLIYGEEEEEEEENKSAEVPVEEVLNGLEKGPERQHLLHEAFKIFDEDGNGYIEAVELKRVLQCLGLDKGWDMSDIEKMLKVVDLNLDGRIDFSEFELMMSQFNFLFSLNCIFFPNNRWVLITCSPSLTSFNQLTFNLPKLQSQ, encoded by the coding sequence ATGATGAACGTATCAGGACTGTGCTCCAGACTGGTCGGAGAGCTAGTGGAAGCAATGGGAGTTGCAGGGTCAAGTTCGCCATGCCTTGATCCAAGTCCAAGTTACAACCCGCAAAATGCACCTCAAGTGGATGACTTCATGATCCGGGCATTAACTGTTGTGTTTGGGATGGAAAACAATGGTAAAATAAAAAAGGAGAATGCACGCCAAGTGGTGGAGAAGCTTGGTTTGATATATggcgaagaagaagaagaagaagaagaaaacaaaTCTGCTGAAGTGCCGGTAGAGGAGGTGCTTAATGGATTGGAAAAAGGGCCAGAGCGCCAGCATTTGCTGCATGAAGCCTTCAAAATATTTGATGAGGATGGTAATGGGTATATAGAAGCAGTGGAGCTGAAAAGGGTGCTGCAATGCTTGGGTCTGGACAAAGGGTGGGATATGAGCGATATCGAGAAGATGTTGAAGGTTGTGGATTTGAACTTGGATGGAAGGATTGATTTTAGTGAGTTTGAATTGATGATGAgccaatttaattttcttttcagtCTTAATTGTATATTCTTTCCCAATAACCGATGGGTTCTAATTACTTGCTCTCCTTCCTTGACCTCCTTCAATCAGCTTACCTTCAACCTCCCTAAACTCCAGAGTCAGTAG